The following proteins are co-located in the Dromiciops gliroides isolate mDroGli1 chromosome 2, mDroGli1.pri, whole genome shotgun sequence genome:
- the LOC122742586 gene encoding LOW QUALITY PROTEIN: protein Hikeshi-like (The sequence of the model RefSeq protein was modified relative to this genomic sequence to represent the inferred CDS: substituted 1 base at 1 genomic stop codon), producing MFGCLVAGRLVQTVAQQVAEDKFVFDLPDYQSINHVVVFMLGTVPFPDGMGGSVYFSYPDSSGMPVXQLLGFVMNGKPSAIFKISGLKSGEGNRHPFGAMNITRTPTVAQIGISVELLDNLAQLTPVGNAAVSSVDSFTQFTQKMLDNFYNFASSFAVSQAQMTPNPSEVFIPANVVLKWYENFQRRLTQNPLFWKT from the coding sequence ATGTTCGGCTGCCTGGTGGCCGGGAGGCTGGTGCAAACAGTTGCACAGCAAGTGGCAGAGGATAAATTTGTATTTGACTTACCTGATTATCAAAGTATCAACCATGTCGTGGTGTTTATGCTGGGAACAGTCCCATTTCCTGATGGCATGGGAGGATCTGTCTACTTTTCATATCCTGATTCAAGTGGAATGCCAGTATGACAGCTCTTGGGGTTTGTCATGAATGGGAAACCAAGTGCCATCTTCAAAATTTCAGGTCTTAAATCTGGAGAAGGCAACCGGCATCCTTTTGGAGCCATGAATATTACCCGTACTCCTACTGTTGCACAGATTGGCATTTCAGTGGAATTACTGGATAATCTGGCCCAGTTGACTCCTGTGGGCAATGCTGCTGTGTCATCAGTTGATTCGTTCACTCAGTTTACTCAGAAGATGTTGGATAACTTCTACAATTTTGCTTCATCATTTGCTGTGTCTCAGGCCCAGATGACACCAAATCCATCTGAAGTTTTTATTCCGGCAAACGTGGTTCTGAAATGGTATGAAAACTTTCAAAGGCGACTAACCCAGAACCCTCTTTTTTGGAAAACATGA